TTGGGCTTTTTCGTGTTCCATATACTGATAGCCAAACACAGCAATCAATATAAGCCCTGCTACAATAAGCAATTGACTGAACAGCTTCATACCCTCACCTCACCCGCGTGTTATACCTATTCTAACACAAAAACAGATATTGTCATCACCGGTTAATAATTCGGAGCGGGTCTTTGCACGTGGGTTTCGCGTTTATCTTCAGTTTTACTGATCACAGTGGTTCCGACAAGGTCACCGGCAACGTTTGTACCGGTTGCTCCCATGCCGACGAGCGCGTCAATCGACGTCAAGAGCGCCACCACTTCAATTGGAAGTCCCGCCTGGCTGAACACCGTCGCGATCATAATGATGCCCGCACCCGGTACACCAGCAGTGCCAATGGTGGCAAGCGTTCCGACAATGACAATTTCAATCATGTTGGTGAATGAAAAACTGGTTGACATCACATTTGCCGCAAATACGACAGATACACCAACCCTGATCGCTGCCCCATCCATATTAATGGTAGCACCGAGCGGCAGACTAAAACCGTACAATCCTTGATTGAGCTTCAGCCGCTCAGCAGCATTCAGCGTAAGTGGCAATGTGCCTGAGCTGCTCTGTGTGACAAATGCTGTAAGAATTGGGGTGCGCGCATGTTTTAAAAAGTTGCCAAGCTTGATGCCAAACACCTTTAAAATAAGAACATATATGAGCAATTGGGCAAAGATCGCCAAGTAAAAGACGAGTACCATGGACCCCAATGAGGTTAAAGTATCAAGTCCCTGTGACCCTACCGTTTTGGCGATAATGGCGAATATGCCAATTGGAAGATACTGCAGGACCCACCCCATCACTTTAAATGTCGCTTCATTTAAACCATCTGCCACACGATACAGCAGATCTCCGGCTTCACGCGTTTTTTCCTGCCCGCGCAGCACAGCAATTGCCACACCAAATACAAGCGCAGTGAAAATAATGCCCAGAAGATTAAAATCTCCAAAAGCAGAAACGATGTTTTCCGGGACGATGTTAAGGAGCACTTCTGAGATCGCAGGGTTTTCCGGCACTTCAACCGACTCGGACGGATCAAGCGACAGCCCTTTTCCAGGGTTAAACAGACTGGCAACACCCAGCGCAATCACAATCGCGATGGCGGATGTGGTTAAATAGTACAGAAAAACCTTACCGCCCATGCGCGCAAGGTTGGTTATTTTCGACTGATTGATTCCCACAATAATGGTAAACAATATAAGCGGGATGATCAGGAATTTTAACAGTCTGATCAAAAGATCGCCGAGCGGGCTAATGACAGCGGCATCCTCCCCAAACAAAAACCCTGCAGCAACACCGAGCACCAGGGCAATTGAAATTTTGATAATTAAAGACGCCTCTATGTATGTTGTCCATATTTTTTTCATGAAAATGGGCCACCTTTATAAATTGACTTGAACTTCAACTTGAAATTAGTATGTGTCAAGATGACTGATTCATGTCAGTAGAAGTACTTCTTATTATTCCCTTTGATACGTGATATCAAACCAGGTTAGGAGAGGTTGTAGATTTGGGGATGTTTAAGAGGCGTGATTTATCCAGGTTTTTTTGTGTTTATCCAGAAATTATCGTGGGTTATCCGGAAATTATCATGTTTATCCAGAAAAAAGGATCAGTTATCCAGGTTTTTGGCTTTTTATCCAGAAAATGTTCCGTTTTATCCAGGTTTCTAATAAATTTACCGCGTAGCTATAACAGCACAAACGGCCGATCTTCATTAGAGAATCGGCCGTGCTGATTTTTCTTCCTTATGCGGTCACCCGTTCTTTGGCAGTGTCTTTTTTAACAAGCAATCTGCCGGTAAAGAGTACGGTGATGACTGGACTGAGCAAACAGAAGAAAGCGAATGGCAAGTAGCTGAGCACCGGAACACCTAGAACATCGGCGATAAACACGCCGCACACGCTCCAAGGAACGAGCGGGTTGATGACAGTTCCAGCGTCTTCCATTGTTCGGGAAAGCATCTTGTTCGGCAGCTGAGCTTTTTGATAAATCGGTTTGTACGTTTCCCCAGTAAGCATGATAGACAAGTACTGCTCCCCGATCAGAACGTTGACCCCTATGGCCGTAGCAGCGGTTGACAGTACAATCGATCTGGTCTTCTGCAGTTTTTCCCCAATGGCTTGCAGAATGGCTGGAATCACACCGGTGACAAACAACAATCCGCCAAAGCCAAGTGCGAGCATCACAAGGGAGATGGTGAACAACATGCTATTAATGCCCCTTTTGTGAGCAGCGCATTAACAGGTTCAAAACCCGTTGTCGCTGTAAAACCGTCAAACCACATGCCCCATACATCTGCAAACACAACATTACCCGATATAAGTGCAACACCGGTTGCCACAAGACTGCTTACACCAAGTGAAACAAAAGCTGGTATGCGAAATGCGGTACATAGAATCAGGATCACAAGCGGAATCCAGGAAGCCCAGTGGATGAGACCAGTCTCAGCAAGGGCCGCCTTGTAATCCGATGCTGACGACATGGTAATGGCTTCGCTTGGTGATAAAATCGCAAAAACAATAAATGACAGGATAAAAGCCGGAATCGTTGTCAGGCTGATATGCTTGATGTGATCAAATAAGTCAACGCCAACCACTGTGGATGACAGGTTGGTGGTATCAGAGAGTGGCGACATCTTATCACCAAAGAAAGCGCCTGAAACGATTGCACCTGCTGTAATGGCAAGTGATACGTCCATTGCAGTCGCCATGCCGATGAAGGCAACACCGATTGTGGCGGTTGTCGTAAGCGAACTGCCCATCGATACACCAATAATGGCGGTCAGTGCAAATACAATCGCATAGAACCACGTGCCGCCGACAAGTGTAAAACCGCTATTGATCAAGGCCGGAATCGTGCCGCTCATCATCCAGCTACTGATCAAGATGCCGATCAGGAAGAAAAGGAATACAGCACCCATACCCGTCTTTGCCCCTTCAACCATTCCATTCTGTAAATCAGCAAATGAAATTTTACGAAGCAAGCCGTAAGCCATAATCACAAAAATACCTATTAAAATGGGAATGTGCGGAACAGTTCCAAGTCCAATGATAAAATAACTGATCAGACCTACCGCAATAAAAAATATAAGAATTGATTCAATCAATGTTGGAACATGCTTCGGCTGAATCGGAAACATAACCTTCTCCTCCTTCATGTTTTTCTGATAGGGCCAGGCCCTACATGTCACAATCGACACAAAAAAACTCCGCCCCTGCTCGAGGGACGAAGCTGTACTCCGCGTTACCACCCTGGTTGATTGACAAACGCTCTGATAAAGAGCTGTTTCAATCCACTCATTCGTTTAATCCGTGAACCGGCATGTGTAATTTCCATACCATCCTGCCGAAGCTTGCACCAGCCGCTTCGTCTCTTCTTGCTGCCCAGATGAATGTACCCGCATGTCTTGGATTCTGCTATTCATTTTTTCTTTTTCGGGGGCTGGCCCAGTTTAAAACAAATAAAAAAGCTCCGCCCCTGCTGAAGGGACGAAGCTATGCTCCGCGTTACCACCCTGGTTGATTGAACCAACGCTCTGATTAAGAGTTGTTTCAATCCACTCATTCGTTTAATCCGTGAACCGGCATGTGTAATTTCCATACCATCCTGCCGAAGCTTACACCATTCGCTTCGTCTCTTCTTGCTGCCCAGATGAATGTACCCGCATGTCTTGGATTGCAATATTCGTTTTGAAGTTGATTTGAATTATATAACGAGGATATGTGTCTGTCAACACTTTTTCCAAAAGAACTTTCAAACCACCTTTACCCATTTTACAAGCTGCACCACTGAATTTGCGACAGGCCTTGCTTTTCCAGAATGCCATTCGTTTTTGAAAACGGTCTGCTGCCGAAAAATCCACGGTGGGCCGATAAGGGGCTCGGGTGTGGCGACTGAACGATAAAATGCTTGGATGTATCGATCAATGCTTTTTTATCCTGTGCCGCTCTTCCCCATAAAATATACACGACAGGTGTCTCTTTACGATTGAGCGACTCGATCACCTGGTTTGTAAACGTCTCCCAGCCTTGGCCCTTATGGGAATGTGCGTTGTGTGCTCTGACGGTGAGGACTGTGTTTAGAAGCAGCACGCCCTGTTCAGCCCAGCCTCTGAGGTCACCTGTCTCAGGACGCGAACACCCAAGGTCAGCAGTCATTTCTTTAAAGATATTCACAAGTGAAGGCGGCTGTTTAACTCCTGGCTGCACAGAAAAACTTAACCCATGCGCCTGGTTTAGTCCATGATAAGGATCTTGACCAAGTATAACCACCTTCACATCCTCAAATGAGGTTAGATGTAACGCATTAAAGATATCATGCATTTCTGGAAACACAGTTTCATAGGCATATTCACGCTTTAGAAATTCTCTAAGGGCTAAGTAATATGGCTTGGAAAATTCATCATTCAGCACGCCGGCCCAATCATTGTGTAAAATCTCTTGTGACATGTTAACCCTCTTTTTATCTTAGATGATTGTCGCGTACAATCTAGCGTTTCAGCATATCGTGGACTTTAGCAATCTCGTCATCTGCTACGTTCATATAATAAATTCCGTCAATCTTTGTTCCTTGCCCTTGCATCATATAACTATTCATATGTTTTCGTGTATTTTTATACCCGGAAAACATCTTTTTCATGTCATCGAAATCCATATTTGTAGACATGTTATTACCAAGTATATCGATCATGTTATGAATCTTCGTAACAGATCCTGCCGTGGCTCCTGTGTCCACAATGGCTTCAATCACATTGCGCTGACGTTCAGTACGGCCAAAATCCCCAGCCGGATCCTGTTTACGCATGCGCACATAGCTCATTGTCTTAGCGCCGTCCATCGTGACGTCCCCTTTTGGAAAGTCATATTTTCCGTCTTTCCAGGCAATATTGTTTTGCACCGTAATAGGACCGATTTCATCGACAAGCTCCTGCAGACCTTCCATGTTCAGACGGACATAATAATCCAGGTCGATGTCAAGGAAGTCCTCCACAGTCGCGACAGACATATCTGCTCCGCCAAATGCATAGGCATGATTGATTTTATCTTGAAACCCTTTCCCCGCAATCATTGTTCGTGTGTCCCGCGGGATTGACACAATCTGCATGGCATCATTTTGCGGATCAAGTGACAATACCATCAGTGCATCAGACCGCCCCTTATCAGCACCACGCGCATCAACGCCGAGCAAAAGAACATTCAGTGGTTCTGATGCTTTGACTTTCTTCTTTGTTTTCGTTAAATCTATGGATTCAATTGGTTCATGCATTTTCGTATTTACGGTATCTTTGGCTTTGCTTAAAAGCGAATAACCATACACACCTGTTCCCAACAGCAATGTCAACACCACTACAACTGGAATAATCACCCACCGCTTTTTCAATCCTTTTTTCTTCTTGTATTCTGATCGCTTCAACACGTTTCCCTCCATTTTTCCATAGCTCGTCAAGCTTTTCCTATTTTTATAACGTTTCAACCATTATAGACGTTTGATTTACTGGTAAGTTTCAATTATATCACAAAGAATGAGAAGTTTTTACATAATTTTTGTCAAAAAAAGCAGATCACGCGTATGAGCTCGCATGATCTGCTTTCCAATAAAATTACTGTGTTTCATGTGATACAATCATTTCCATTCGGCCCTTCAGCTCATAGCTGGCAACCGTGGCTGGCAAGATCAAATTCGTGCCTTTTTCAAGTGTGTAATCCTGCCCGTTTACCACAAGCGTTCCGGTCCCATCCAAAACACTCATAAGGATATAATCAGCCTTAACCGGTGCGGTTGCTGCTCCATCGACTTCCAAATGGTAAACCGTAAAATAGTCTGCTTGCACAAGCTTCGTCTTGGTCAATCCTTCAACGGTAACTGTTTCGTGTTCTTGTTGTTCAGCATGATGCGGATAATGGGTCACAGCAATTGATGCGTCTATATGGAGTTCTCGTTCATTGCCGTCAGCGTCTGTACGCCCGTAATCATAAACCCTATATGTAATGTCCGAACTCTGCTGTGTTTCGAGAATCACGATGCCCTTACCAATCGCATGAATGGTTCCGCTTGGGACATAAATGAAATCGCCTTTGTTTACCTTAACACGGCGCAATAAATCATCCCATTCGCCTGCTTCGACCATCTCGCGAAATTCTGACTCACTCTTCGCATGATGTCCAAACACAATTTCAGCATTATCCTCACAATCCACTACATACCAGCATTCCGTTTTGCCATACGGCTCGCCTTCAACCCTTCTTGCATAAGTGTCGTTCGGATGTACCTGGACAGATAAATCTGCATTGGCATCCAAGAGCTTCACAAGCAGCGGAAATGCTTCATTTGCTTTTTCTTTGCCAAAAAGTTCCGGATGTTCCTGCCAAACAACATTCAGGGTCTTACCCGCCAAAGCCCCATTTTCAACTTGAGAAGGCCCGTTTCTATGCGCAGAAATGATCCATGCTTCACCTGTTTGGTCCGACGGAATGTCATAGCCAAACAAATCCTTGAGTTTATGTCCGCCCCAGATTCGCTCCTGAAAAGCGGGAGATAGTATAAGTGGTTCCTGATTCATGAAAAAACCTCCTGATCGCTGCAATTTTCAAGTTACTGATAAAACCTCTTCTGTATGTAATAATACACTGCTCCAATTAAATTTGCATCTGCCAGCTATTTCAGCAGGGTGACCGGTGAATGTGCATATTTGCGTACGAATGTGCATATCCGGGATTGAATGTGCATATCTGCGTACGAATGTGCATATCCGAAATTGAATGTGCATATCTGCGTATGAATGTGCATATCCGAGATTGTATGTGCATATCTGCGTACGAATGTGCATATTCGAGATTGAATGTGCATAACTAGCCGGCAAACCCAACTGCACTAGATTATGTCCATATAATTGTGTAAAAAGAAAAGGCCATCATTAGGCCTCCTATGTTACAATATTTTCACCACAAAAAACCGTAACGGAGGTATTAATGATGACCCAAATTAATTTTACACTAAATTTTGATCAACTTAAAGAGGAAGTCATGCAATCTAGTCTGAACGACGTAATTAAATCTTCGATCGTCGTAGTACTTAACAAATACATGGAGGAAGAAAGAAATCAATTCATGAACAACGCCTCTTACGAGCGGGACGGAGAGCGCAGTGACTACAGAAATGGCTATTATGATAGAGACCTGGTTCTCAATATTGGTAGAATCCCTTTAAAAGTGCCTCGAACCCGAAGCGGCGAGTTTTCAACTCAAGCGTTTGAAAAATATAGTCGAAGCGATCAAGCTTTTCTACTGTCCATGGTCGAAATGGTGGTCAATGGCGTTTCAACTCGAAAAGTCTCTAAAGTCGTTGAACAACTTTGCGGTGAAAAGGTGTCAAAATCAATGGTTTCTGATTTGACAAAGGAATTAGACCCTATTATAAAAGAGTGGTCTGAAAGACCTCTAAGCACGGATTACTATAGATATGTCTATGTTGACGCCACATATATCAAAGTCCGTGAATTCCACAAAGTCGTTTCAAAGGCAGTCTATATTGCCCTGGGTGTCAACAGTAATGACGAGAGAGAAATCATTGGATTCAAAGTCTCCGGGGTGGAATCAAAGGCGAATTGGAGCGACTTCTTTGAATCACTGATTTCCAGGGGGCTCCATGCACCTAAGTTAATTATCTCTGATGCGCATGAAGGCCTTAAATCAGCCGTTCAAGAGAAATTTCTAGGCTCTAGCTGGCAACGCTGCACAGTTCACTTTATTAAAAACATCACAGATGCAATGCCTAAAAAAGATAGTGCGGAAGCACGCCACCACTTGAAAGAAATTTTCAAAGCTCAATCAATAGATATCTCAAGAATGCTTAAAGAAGAGTTTATAACCAAATTTGGTGACGACAAAAAATACCAGAAAGCCATTAACGTCCTTGACGAAGGCTACGAAGATGCCGTTCAGTTTTACACTGAACCACCTGTGACTCATCGCCACATTCGGAGCACAAATGTGCTGGAGCGGATAAATGGGGAAGTTAAGAGAAGGGTCCGGGTGATTAGGATCTTTCCTAATCCTGAATCGGCATTTAGACTGGTAGGAGCCGTTTTAAAGGATTATGATGCCTCAGTTGATTCGGGAGGGAGGAAATACTTTTATCGATGAAAGTCCGTCCCTAGGATTTCTGTTAGTGGATACAGAGATCAACCACCACCCTTGCCATTGTTTGGAGCCATGGGTGGCGGCTGGTGATAAAACACCCTCAACGGGCACCATCCACATAACCAGTGTACCATGGCTAATCACTTCTAAGTTCCGCTGGCGGGGCTCTCTCCCCTTCAAGCGATCACTAAGAAGTGGCACAGCTGGCAAGGGCAAGCAGCTACGCTGTGGTTTATTGCATACTTGGCATTTTTGCTTTCATCACAAGTAAGACCCTTTAAATATACTAAATATTGTAACATTATTTTTACACAAGATTAAGGACTTGACTCTGCACTAAGCAAATGGGGGTCTTTTTCCCTAGCGTTCACAGCACCTTTTTTATATTTTTACTATGTGGCAAGCACAAGCCAAAACAACAAGAATTATCACAATATCGACAGCTATTCACACAAAACCGAGGTAATGTTTGACTGTCTGTCTGATACCGTTTAAGATTAAAAGCGGATTTTTGACTTATTCTAAAATTAATTATCAGACTATTATCAATTAATTACACAGGCAAAAGGAGACCATCATGAATAAACATACGTTTACCATTGGATTTATGTTATTTGCATTATTTTTTGGAGCGGGAAATCTCATTTATCCGCCTACACTCGGCATGGAGGCTGGCACGACTTATTGGTGGGCCATCGCTGGGTTTGTAATCACAGGTGTGGGACTTCCAATACTTGCTGTAGCAGCGATTGCACTTGTTAAAAGTGATGCCCGTGAGCTGTCGAATCGCGTACACCCTTTGTTTGGTCTTGTGTTCACTTCACTTGTTTATTTGTCAATTGGTACTTTTTTTGGCATCCCAAGAGCGGCATCTGTCGCTTATGAGATGAGTATGGGCCCTTTTGTGGAGTCAAATGGGGCTGTATTGCTTGCTTTTACAGCCGTGTTTTTCCTGCTGGTTCTTATTTTCAGCTTAAACCCGGCTAAGATCGTAAATCGAATCGGCCAGTTTTTGACACCGATTCTTCTGCTCGCAATTATCACATTGATTGTTGGTGCATTGTTCACATTGCAGGAGCCCCTTGCAGAGCCGATTGAAAGATACAAATCCATGCCGCTTTTTAAAGGTTTCGTTGAAGGCTATTTAACTATGGACGCCATTGCGGCGCTTGCATTTGGAATCATCGTGGTTACGGCTTTTAAAGCACGGGGAATCACACATAAAAAAGCATTGATTAAAGAAACAATCAAAGCCGGCCTTGTGACTGGTATCGGTTTGACCGGTGTGTATGTAGCGATTGGGTGGATCGGTGCAAAAATAGGAGATTCAGGCACCCACTCAAATGGCGGGGAAATTCTTTCAAGCGCTGCAGATCTCATATTCGGTCCATTCGGCGCTTTGATTCTTGGATTAATCGTTGCGCTGGCATGCTTTACAACCTCAGTCGGTCTGGTTGTTGCCAGTGCCCAGTATTTCTCCGGAATTTCTAAAATGTCCTATAAAACAGTTGCCATAATCGTGACTTTTTTCAGCTTCTTAATTGCCAATCAGGGGCTGAATACCATTATAACGGTGTCTGTTCCTGTGCTCGTATTTCTGTACCCGATAGCAATTGTCATCATCTTGCTGGCTTTCTTGCATCCCTTGTTCTCAAAGCCACAAGCCGTGTATCGCGGTGCGGTTGTAGTCACAGCAGTGTTCAGCCTGTATGACGGCATTACGGCTTTCGGAATACAACTGCCAGCACTCAAGCCTTTAATAGAATCCTTGCCGCTTTTCAATGCTGGGCTTGCATGGTTGCTCCCTGCAATAATCGGAGGTGTCACAGGACATTTGCTCGGCCGCAAGCGTCATCAATAGGGCATGAAACAAACAAGTAAACGAATTTGGTTGCCTTTGTTATACTTGATCTAAAGA
This sequence is a window from Lentibacillus sp. JNUCC-1. Protein-coding genes within it:
- the manA gene encoding mannose-6-phosphate isomerase, class I, encoding MNQEPLILSPAFQERIWGGHKLKDLFGYDIPSDQTGEAWIISAHRNGPSQVENGALAGKTLNVVWQEHPELFGKEKANEAFPLLVKLLDANADLSVQVHPNDTYARRVEGEPYGKTECWYVVDCEDNAEIVFGHHAKSESEFREMVEAGEWDDLLRRVKVNKGDFIYVPSGTIHAIGKGIVILETQQSSDITYRVYDYGRTDADGNERELHIDASIAVTHYPHHAEQQEHETVTVEGLTKTKLVQADYFTVYHLEVDGAATAPVKADYILMSVLDGTGTLVVNGQDYTLEKGTNLILPATVASYELKGRMEMIVSHETQ
- a CDS encoding uracil-DNA glycosylase, coding for MSQEILHNDWAGVLNDEFSKPYYLALREFLKREYAYETVFPEMHDIFNALHLTSFEDVKVVILGQDPYHGLNQAHGLSFSVQPGVKQPPSLVNIFKEMTADLGCSRPETGDLRGWAEQGVLLLNTVLTVRAHNAHSHKGQGWETFTNQVIESLNRKETPVVYILWGRAAQDKKALIDTSKHFIVQSPHPSPLSAHRGFFGSRPFSKTNGILEKQGLSQIQWCSL
- a CDS encoding IS256 family transposase, producing MTQINFTLNFDQLKEEVMQSSLNDVIKSSIVVVLNKYMEEERNQFMNNASYERDGERSDYRNGYYDRDLVLNIGRIPLKVPRTRSGEFSTQAFEKYSRSDQAFLLSMVEMVVNGVSTRKVSKVVEQLCGEKVSKSMVSDLTKELDPIIKEWSERPLSTDYYRYVYVDATYIKVREFHKVVSKAVYIALGVNSNDEREIIGFKVSGVESKANWSDFFESLISRGLHAPKLIISDAHEGLKSAVQEKFLGSSWQRCTVHFIKNITDAMPKKDSAEARHHLKEIFKAQSIDISRMLKEEFITKFGDDKKYQKAINVLDEGYEDAVQFYTEPPVTHRHIRSTNVLERINGEVKRRVRVIRIFPNPESAFRLVGAVLKDYDASVDSGGRKYFYR
- a CDS encoding dicarboxylate/amino acid:cation symporter translates to MKKIWTTYIEASLIIKISIALVLGVAAGFLFGEDAAVISPLGDLLIRLLKFLIIPLILFTIIVGINQSKITNLARMGGKVFLYYLTTSAIAIVIALGVASLFNPGKGLSLDPSESVEVPENPAISEVLLNIVPENIVSAFGDFNLLGIIFTALVFGVAIAVLRGQEKTREAGDLLYRVADGLNEATFKVMGWVLQYLPIGIFAIIAKTVGSQGLDTLTSLGSMVLVFYLAIFAQLLIYVLILKVFGIKLGNFLKHARTPILTAFVTQSSSGTLPLTLNAAERLKLNQGLYGFSLPLGATINMDGAAIRVGVSVVFAANVMSTSFSFTNMIEIVIVGTLATIGTAGVPGAGIIMIATVFSQAGLPIEVVALLTSIDALVGMGATGTNVAGDLVGTTVISKTEDKRETHVQRPAPNY
- a CDS encoding LCP family glycopolymer transferase, whose translation is MLKRSEYKKKKGLKKRWVIIPVVVVLTLLLGTGVYGYSLLSKAKDTVNTKMHEPIESIDLTKTKKKVKASEPLNVLLLGVDARGADKGRSDALMVLSLDPQNDAMQIVSIPRDTRTMIAGKGFQDKINHAYAFGGADMSVATVEDFLDIDLDYYVRLNMEGLQELVDEIGPITVQNNIAWKDGKYDFPKGDVTMDGAKTMSYVRMRKQDPAGDFGRTERQRNVIEAIVDTGATAGSVTKIHNMIDILGNNMSTNMDFDDMKKMFSGYKNTRKHMNSYMMQGQGTKIDGIYYMNVADDEIAKVHDMLKR
- the brnQ gene encoding branched-chain amino acid transport system II carrier protein: MMNKHTFTIGFMLFALFFGAGNLIYPPTLGMEAGTTYWWAIAGFVITGVGLPILAVAAIALVKSDARELSNRVHPLFGLVFTSLVYLSIGTFFGIPRAASVAYEMSMGPFVESNGAVLLAFTAVFFLLVLIFSLNPAKIVNRIGQFLTPILLLAIITLIVGALFTLQEPLAEPIERYKSMPLFKGFVEGYLTMDAIAALAFGIIVVTAFKARGITHKKALIKETIKAGLVTGIGLTGVYVAIGWIGAKIGDSGTHSNGGEILSSAADLIFGPFGALILGLIVALACFTTSVGLVVASAQYFSGISKMSYKTVAIIVTFFSFLIANQGLNTIITVSVPVLVFLYPIAIVIILLAFLHPLFSKPQAVYRGAVVVTAVFSLYDGITAFGIQLPALKPLIESLPLFNAGLAWLLPAIIGGVTGHLLGRKRHQ